From Saccharothrix espanaensis DSM 44229, the proteins below share one genomic window:
- a CDS encoding lactonase family protein: protein MTEGVAEARAEVRVYLGTYTTWAGGGPGLGLASYDAATGRLRSTGVVAGVPNPSFVVTAGKRVYAVNEQSKGTVTALEVGANGVPKVINTQSTGGADPCHLVLHKGHVLAANYSSGSVSVHPVRSDGGLGARTDLVRHKGSGPDPDRQEGPHAHQVLADRAGEYVLAVDLGADAVFSYRLEQGRLTRVGTATLHPGAGPRHLAFHPNGRYAYIANELDSTVVVASYAGGVLTPGQKLGTLPPGAPTTPRNYPAEVVVSADGRFAYLSNRGHDSVAVFAVERDGAALRLLEATPVGGEFPRHIALDPTGKLLFAANQNSNTVTTFAVDQATGRLKHTSTFPAPIPVCVAL from the coding sequence ATGACCGAAGGTGTCGCCGAAGCACGCGCGGAGGTCCGCGTCTACCTGGGCACCTACACCACCTGGGCGGGCGGCGGCCCCGGCCTGGGGCTGGCCTCCTACGACGCGGCCACCGGCCGGCTGCGGTCGACCGGTGTGGTCGCGGGCGTGCCGAACCCGTCGTTCGTGGTCACCGCGGGCAAGCGCGTCTACGCGGTCAACGAACAGTCCAAGGGCACCGTGACCGCGCTGGAGGTCGGCGCGAACGGGGTGCCCAAGGTGATCAACACGCAGAGCACCGGGGGCGCGGACCCGTGCCACCTGGTGCTGCACAAGGGGCACGTGCTGGCCGCGAACTACAGTTCGGGCAGCGTGTCGGTGCACCCGGTGCGGTCCGACGGCGGGCTCGGCGCCCGGACGGACCTGGTGCGGCACAAGGGGTCCGGGCCCGACCCGGACCGCCAGGAAGGCCCGCACGCGCACCAGGTGCTGGCCGACCGGGCGGGCGAGTACGTCCTCGCCGTCGACCTCGGCGCGGACGCCGTGTTCTCCTACCGGCTGGAGCAGGGCAGGCTGACCCGCGTCGGCACCGCCACGCTGCACCCCGGCGCGGGACCGCGGCACCTGGCGTTCCACCCGAACGGGCGGTACGCCTACATCGCCAACGAACTGGACTCCACGGTCGTCGTGGCGTCCTACGCGGGCGGCGTGCTCACGCCGGGGCAGAAGCTCGGCACGCTGCCGCCCGGCGCGCCGACCACGCCGCGCAACTACCCGGCGGAGGTCGTCGTGTCGGCCGACGGGCGGTTCGCGTACCTGTCCAACCGCGGCCACGACAGCGTGGCGGTGTTCGCGGTGGAGCGGGACGGGGCCGCGCTGCGGCTGCTGGAGGCGACTCCGGTGGGCGGCGAGTTCCCCCGGCACATCGCGTTGGACCCGACCGGCAAGCTGCTGTTCGCGGCCAACCAGAACTCCAACACGGTGACCACGTTCGCGGTGGACCAGGCGACCGGGCGGCTCAAGCACACCAGCACGTTCCCGGCGCCCATCCCGGTGTGCGTCGCCCTGTAG
- a CDS encoding SGNH/GDSL hydrolase family protein, which yields MNLVAALMVAALIPAPTPVAPEYVALGDSYAAGVGAHREGCGRSPAAHPELFAAARGLSLVFAACTGATTVEVVEQTSRITPETSLVTVTVGGNDAGFADVMKTCALGSDSTCEARVVTAERFIRDELPARLGRVEQAVRARTSAPVVVLGYPRLFEPGGGLCLMTPNQRVALNRAADLLDETVEEWAGSSGFTFGDVRETFAGHGVCGRDPWVNSVSIPVSHSYHPNATGHRSGYLPVLERVAPEVPTRASASRS from the coding sequence ATGAACCTGGTGGCAGCACTGATGGTGGCGGCACTGATCCCCGCGCCGACCCCCGTCGCTCCGGAGTACGTCGCACTCGGCGACTCCTACGCGGCGGGGGTCGGCGCCCACCGGGAGGGGTGCGGGCGCAGCCCCGCCGCCCATCCCGAACTGTTCGCCGCGGCGCGCGGCCTGTCGCTGGTCTTCGCCGCGTGCACCGGGGCGACGACCGTCGAGGTGGTCGAGCAGACCTCGCGGATCACGCCGGAGACGTCGCTGGTCACGGTGACCGTGGGCGGCAACGACGCGGGCTTCGCCGACGTGATGAAGACCTGCGCGCTGGGCTCGGACTCGACCTGCGAGGCGCGGGTGGTGACCGCCGAGCGGTTCATCCGCGACGAGCTGCCCGCCCGGCTCGGCCGGGTGGAGCAGGCGGTGCGCGCGCGGACGTCCGCGCCGGTGGTGGTGCTCGGCTACCCGAGGCTGTTCGAGCCGGGCGGCGGCCTGTGCCTGATGACGCCCAACCAGCGGGTGGCGCTCAACCGGGCGGCGGACCTGCTCGACGAGACGGTGGAGGAGTGGGCCGGCTCGTCCGGGTTCACCTTCGGCGACGTGAGGGAAACGTTTGCGGGGCACGGCGTGTGCGGTCGCGACCCGTGGGTGAACAGCGTGTCCATCCCGGTCAGCCACTCCTACCACCCGAACGCGACCGGGCACCGGTCCGGCTACCTGCCGGTGCTGGAGCGGGTGGCCCCCGAGGTCCCGACCCGGGCCTCGGCTTCGAGGTCGTGA
- a CDS encoding SRPBCC family protein, with protein sequence MTEVRRSVTVAAAPERAFEVFVAKFATWWPAGHHVGEADLADVVVEPVVGGRWFERGVDGRECDWGRVLAYRPPTRLLLSWHLDGEWDHDPDPAHASEVEITFTATGDTTVVQLVHRGFDRHVVAARQVEGGVGGEGGWGRILAGYAAAV encoded by the coding sequence ATGACAGAAGTCCGCCGGTCGGTCACCGTGGCCGCGGCGCCGGAACGGGCCTTCGAGGTGTTCGTGGCGAAGTTCGCCACCTGGTGGCCCGCCGGCCACCACGTGGGCGAGGCCGACCTCGCCGACGTGGTCGTGGAGCCGGTCGTCGGCGGCCGGTGGTTCGAGCGCGGCGTGGACGGCCGCGAGTGCGACTGGGGCCGCGTGCTGGCCTACCGGCCACCCACCCGGCTGCTGCTGTCCTGGCACCTCGACGGCGAGTGGGACCACGACCCCGACCCCGCGCACGCCAGTGAGGTGGAGATCACGTTCACCGCGACGGGTGACACGACCGTCGTCCAGCTCGTGCACCGCGGCTTCGACCGGCACGTCGTGGCCGCGCGGCAGGTGGAGGGCGGCGTCGGCGGCGAGGGCGGGTGGGGTCGGATCCTCGCCGGCTACGCGGCCGCCGTCTAG
- a CDS encoding HipA family kinase: protein MPGVNATNGLRTVAATRYVTPFREGGSLPGLVEADDLGMYVLKFRGAGQGVKALVAEIVVGELARRLGFRVPEIVLVELDPELARAEPDQEVQELLRASGGVNLGLDYLPGSFDYNPVVREPSTDLATRLLWLDALTLNVDRSWRNPNTLLWHRELWLIDHGAALYFHHSWTPERFPAASYRFDAADHLMLPFAGPLAEVDAELSAKITPELLREVLALVPDQWLAQDEAYGSPEAVRAAYTQFFTTRLAQPRAWVDALEAARAARV from the coding sequence ATGCCCGGCGTGAACGCCACGAACGGGCTGCGCACGGTCGCGGCCACCCGCTACGTCACCCCCTTCCGGGAGGGCGGCTCGCTGCCGGGTCTGGTCGAGGCCGACGACCTCGGCATGTACGTGCTCAAGTTCCGCGGCGCGGGCCAGGGGGTGAAGGCCCTGGTCGCCGAGATCGTGGTGGGCGAGCTGGCCCGGCGGCTGGGCTTCCGGGTGCCCGAGATCGTCCTGGTGGAGCTGGACCCCGAGCTGGCCCGCGCCGAGCCCGACCAGGAGGTGCAGGAGCTGCTGCGGGCCAGCGGGGGCGTGAACCTGGGGCTGGACTACCTGCCCGGCTCGTTCGACTACAACCCGGTGGTGCGCGAGCCGTCGACCGACCTCGCGACCCGGCTGCTCTGGCTCGACGCCCTGACCCTCAACGTCGACCGCAGCTGGCGCAACCCGAACACGCTGCTGTGGCACCGCGAGCTGTGGCTGATCGACCACGGCGCCGCGCTGTACTTCCACCACTCGTGGACGCCGGAGCGGTTCCCGGCCGCGAGCTACCGGTTCGACGCCGCCGACCACCTGATGCTGCCCTTCGCCGGCCCCCTGGCCGAGGTCGACGCCGAGCTGTCCGCGAAGATCACCCCCGAGCTGCTGCGCGAGGTGCTGGCGCTGGTGCCCGACCAGTGGCTCGCGCAGGACGAGGCGTACGGGTCGCCGGAGGCGGTCCGCGCCGCGTACACCCAGTTCTTCACGACCCGCCTGGCGCAGCCGCGCGCCTGGGTGGACGCCCTGGAGGCCGCCCGTGCCGCACGTGTTTGA
- a CDS encoding DUF3037 domain-containing protein — MPHVFEYALLRAVPRQERGEFVNVGVLVYCAPLGFLGARVHVDEQRLRALDPFLDVELLKANLEHLGVSCAGRAEAGPVSRTTPGQRFRWLTAPRSTIIQTSPAHTGLTDDPEAALEHLLRTLVLPPEH, encoded by the coding sequence GTGCCGCACGTGTTTGAGTACGCGCTGCTGCGCGCGGTGCCCCGGCAGGAGCGCGGCGAGTTCGTCAACGTCGGCGTGCTGGTCTACTGCGCGCCGCTGGGCTTCCTGGGCGCCCGCGTGCACGTCGACGAGCAGCGCCTGCGCGCGCTGGACCCGTTCCTCGACGTCGAGCTGCTCAAGGCGAACCTGGAGCACCTCGGGGTCTCCTGCGCCGGCCGCGCGGAGGCGGGCCCGGTGTCGCGGACGACGCCCGGCCAGCGGTTCCGCTGGCTGACCGCGCCGCGCAGCACGATCATCCAGACCTCGCCCGCGCACACCGGCCTGACCGACGACCCGGAGGCGGCGCTGGAGCACCTCCTGCGCACCCTCGTGCTGCCGCCCGAGCACTAG